One Luteolibacter flavescens DNA segment encodes these proteins:
- a CDS encoding tryptophan 7-halogenase has translation MIQNVLVLGAGSAGLIAALSIKKKIPQLNVRVVRSPDIGVIGVGEGTTPNFPRHIFDYLGISRKHFYELAEPTWKLGIRFLWGERGRFDYTFAPQLDAHWTDLPRPNGFYCDDEFSDVDITSALMRQGKAFPRQPNGAPDIQPWHAFHIENAKFVEILEVVAREVGVEFTDGRVTGADRGPQGITAVHLEDGRKLEADFFIDASGFRSELIGKALEEPFESFDKTLFCDRAVVGGWERSESEPILPYTTAEQMDAGWAWQIEHEFHVNRGYVYSSQAISDDEAAAEFKRKNPKVPESPRIVKFRSGCYKRLWVDNVIAVGNSGGFVEPLEATALMIVCTHCQTFVDFLLHSELDPTPSMRDLYNEIVAQSWYDIRDFLGLHYKLNTALDTPFWKHCRADTDLSGIGALLDFYEENGPTGFCRYRMGSSQNDFGIEGYFVMLVGNRAPYRKRHTSTAQEKAIWEAHRQANAARARQGIDVKEALHYVRHPGWQWNADKPA, from the coding sequence ATGATCCAAAACGTCCTCGTCCTCGGCGCTGGCAGCGCCGGCCTCATCGCCGCGCTTTCCATCAAGAAGAAGATCCCCCAGCTCAATGTTCGCGTGGTCCGCAGCCCGGACATCGGCGTCATCGGGGTGGGGGAGGGCACCACTCCGAATTTCCCGCGCCACATCTTCGACTACCTCGGCATCTCGCGGAAGCACTTCTACGAGCTCGCCGAGCCGACGTGGAAGCTCGGCATCCGCTTCCTGTGGGGCGAGCGCGGGCGCTTCGACTACACCTTCGCGCCTCAGCTTGACGCCCATTGGACGGACCTGCCGCGGCCGAATGGCTTCTACTGCGACGACGAGTTTTCCGACGTCGATATCACCTCTGCGCTCATGCGGCAGGGGAAGGCCTTCCCACGGCAGCCGAATGGCGCGCCGGACATCCAGCCGTGGCACGCCTTCCACATCGAGAATGCAAAGTTCGTCGAGATCCTCGAGGTCGTCGCACGCGAGGTGGGCGTGGAGTTCACGGATGGCCGCGTGACCGGCGCGGACCGCGGGCCTCAGGGCATCACTGCCGTGCATCTGGAGGACGGGAGAAAGCTGGAAGCCGACTTCTTCATCGATGCCAGCGGCTTCCGCAGCGAGCTCATCGGAAAGGCCCTTGAGGAGCCCTTCGAGAGCTTTGACAAGACGCTCTTCTGCGACCGCGCCGTGGTCGGCGGCTGGGAGCGCAGCGAGAGCGAGCCCATCCTGCCCTACACCACCGCGGAGCAGATGGACGCCGGGTGGGCCTGGCAGATCGAGCACGAGTTCCACGTGAACCGCGGCTATGTTTACTCCTCGCAGGCCATCTCCGACGACGAGGCCGCGGCGGAGTTCAAGCGGAAGAACCCGAAGGTGCCCGAGTCACCGCGCATCGTGAAATTCCGCAGCGGCTGCTACAAGCGGCTGTGGGTGGACAATGTGATCGCCGTGGGAAACTCGGGCGGCTTCGTGGAGCCGCTGGAGGCCACCGCGCTCATGATCGTCTGCACGCACTGCCAGACCTTCGTCGATTTCCTGCTCCACTCGGAGCTCGATCCCACGCCGTCCATGCGGGATCTCTACAATGAGATCGTCGCCCAAAGCTGGTACGACATCCGCGATTTCCTCGGCCTGCACTACAAGCTGAATACCGCGCTCGATACCCCCTTCTGGAAGCACTGCCGCGCGGACACCGACCTCAGCGGCATCGGTGCGCTGCTCGATTTCTATGAGGAAAACGGCCCCACCGGCTTCTGCCGCTACCGCATGGGATCCAGCCAGAATGACTTCGGCATCGAAGGCTACTTCGTCATGCTCGTGGGGAATCGCGCTCCATACAGGAAGCGCCACACTTCCACCGCGCAGGAAAAGGCCATCTGGGAAGCACACCGGCAGGCAAATGCGGCAAGGGCGCGGCAGGGCATCGACGTGAAGGAAGCGCTTCACTACGTCCGCCATCCGGGGTGGCAGTGGAATGCCGACAAGCCAGCCTGA